Genomic DNA from Paracoccus aminophilus JCM 7686:
TCAGGACGGCAGGGGTCGAGACGGTCGAGCGACCCAGACCGGAATACCACCCGCCCCCGGCCAAGGCTGCGGCCAGCAGAAGAAGGCCGGTAAGGCGCCAGGCGCGTCGTGTTGCCATCAATCCCATTCCCTTCCATCCCGCCCTTCCGGCATCTTCGTCAGAGCGGGCCCGTCATAAAAGCGGCGACCAATCCCGGGATGCGGGCTCGGTCGCCTTTGTGAAGCCATGTCCGGCCCAACTAAACCATCGGTTCAGAAATCTGAACCGACGGTCTTTCCCCTCAGCGCATGCGCGGCAGATGGGCGACGGCGGCGATCTTGCCGTTTTTTTGGTTAACCAAAAGGAAACGCTCGCCCGACTTCACCCAGATCTGGCCCTTGCCTGGCGGCGAGAGGTGATGTTTGCGGTAATCGACCCGTTCGCCCTGCCCGCCATAGCGCTCGCCCACCTTCCAGCCCTGCTTAGTGGGCGCCTGATGGCTGTGCTTGGAATGATGCTCGCCCTTGCTATGACCTGGGCCGTAGCTCGGGCCCTTGGTATGGCCCGGCGCGCATCTCACCTCGCGGTGATCGGCAGAGCGCTGCTCGACCTCTTTGCCACGGCGATCGACATAGACCGTGCGGCATTCCCCCGGCTGAAGGTGCGGGCCGTTCTCTCGCGCAAGCACCGGCGCGGCCATGATCGCCAGAAAGCTCGCTGAGATCACAGAGAGAGAGGCCAGTTTGCGTGTCACCATTGCGGTTCTCCTGTCGCTTGGATGGGGCCAAACTAAGCGCCTCCCTTGTCTCGATTGCGTCCCCCCGATGTCAAAAGATTTCCGCCGCGCGCCTTTTTGTAACGCAATGTTTCCGAGCGCGCTCTGGCAACATTTCGTTGCAAAATGCCAAAGAAACCCCAGCCGCGCCCGCTATACTGTCCCGATACGCCGACCGGAGCCTCCCTCGCCCATGACACGAATTTGATCCGCAGATGACCAGCCCGCCGCATATCCTCGTCGTCGATGACGATCCCGAAATCCGCTCGCTGCTTGCCCGTTATCTGGGCGCGCAGGGCTTTCGCGTCTCGGTCGCGGCGGATCGGCGCGAATGCGAGGCGCGCATTGCCGATAGTGCGCCCGATCTTCTGGTCCTTGACGTGATGCTGCCCGATGGCTCGGGGCTCGAGATCTGCCGCGGCCTTCAGGAACGGCGGCGGCTGCCGGTGATCTTGCTCACCGCGCTCAAGGAGGATGTCGACCGTATCATCGGGCTGGAAATCGGCGCCGATGATTATCTCGGCAAACCCTTCAACCCGCGCGAGCTGACCGCGCGCATCAAGGCGGTGCTGCGCCGCACCAGCGGGACCGAGGCCCCGGCCGAGGAACTCCGCCATTACGCTTTCGCGGGCTTCGATGTCATCCCCGAACAACGCCGGGTGACGCGCGCCGACGGGTCCGAGATCGACCTGACCGGCGCCGAATTCGATCTGCTCAAGGTCTTTCTTGAACGGCCCGGCAGGCTTTTGTCGCGCGACCAGCTGCTTGATCTGACCCAAGGGCGCGACCGCGATCCGCTCGACCGTTCCATCGACGTGCTGATGAGCCGTCTGCGTCGCAAACTCGGCGAGACCGAACCCGGCGCGATTTTCAAGACCGTGCGCAATGGCGGCTATCAGCTCGCGGTGCCGGTGCAGGCGCGCCAGCCGGGGGGCGCGCGGTGAATTCGCTGCGCAACCGCCTTGCCGCGATCCTGATCCTTGCCATTGTCTCGGTGGTGGCGCTGGCGACCTTGGCCGCAAGCCGCGCGCTGACCCCGCCCCAGCCCGAGCGCGCTTTGGGTCCGATCGCCGAGCAACTGACCATTCTCGCTCGCCTCGCCCGTGAAAACCGGGGCGCGGCCCTGTCGGCGGGGCTTGATCTGCGCGCCGAGCCCGCCGTGGGCGATCAGCGCTCGCGACTGTCGCAGCATCTGACCGAGCAACTGCGCGCCAAGGGGTTGGCCACCACGGCCATCGTCACCCGCACCGAAAACCCGCCCGCGCTCATCGCCTCGATTGATCTGGGCGCGCAGGGGTGGCTGGTCTCGGCATTCCCAGATCTGCGCCCGCCGCCCGGAGGCTGGAAGATCTTTGCGGGCTGGCTTGTGCTGATCACGTTGGGGGCGGGCGTCGTCTCGATCTATGCCGCGATGCGGGTGACCGGGCCCCTGCGCCTTCTCGAAGGGGCCGCGCAACGGATTGGCGCCGATGGCACGCTGCCGCTCCTGCCCGAAACTGGTCCCGCCGAGACCCGCGCCACCGCCCGTGCGCTCAATCAGCTCTCGGCGCGGCTGACATCGGCCATGGACAGCCGGATGCGGCTGGTTGCTGCCGCGGGCCATGATCTGCGCACGCCGATGACGCGGATGCGGCTGCGCGCCGAATTCATCGAGGATGATGAGGAACGTGCCAAATGGCTTTCCGATCTCGAAGAGCTCGACACGATTGCCGACAGCGCCATTCGGCTGGTGCGCGAAGAGGTCAACCGCGACCGCCAAGAGCCTGTGCGCCTCGACCATCTTCTGCGCGAGATCGCCGAAGAGCTCGCCAGCCTCTCGCAAAAGGTCAGCGTCACAAGCCTTGCCCCGGTCCGGGTCGAGGCCGGGCCTTTGGCGCTTAAGCGCGCACTCCGCAATCTGATCGCCAATGCCGCGACCCATGGCGGCGGCGCGACGATCTTGCTGGAGGACGCGGGCGGCGCCGCGCGGCTGGTCATCAGTGATGCCGGGCCCGGCATTCCCGAGGCGCTGATCGAGCAGGTTTTCGAGCCCTTCTTCCGCGTCGATATCGCAAGGCGCAAGACCGTGCCGGGCGCGGGGCTTGGTCTTGCCATCGCCAAGGAGATCATCGAGCGCTTTGGCGGCAGCATCGCGATTTCGAACCGCACGCCGCAGGGGCTTAACCAGATCGTGACACTTCCGCTGGCATAATCCCCGCCGATCCCCGCGCTTGGCCCTCGCCAAGCCCTCTCCCTGCCCCTAGGCTATCCGCATGTATGCAGCATCTCTGACCTTCGCCGCCGCGGTCATGGCCGCAAGCCTCGCCTTCGCCCAAGCGCCCGCCGAAAACGGCGCGCCCGCGCCTTTGACCAATCCCTCGCTGGCCTTCAACCTCGCCGGAGTGAACGATTGGTCGACCGAATATCCCTTCATCGACCTCTTCAAGATGTCGCGTGAATGGATCGGCCATCTGCCCGGCCAATGGGGCGGTGTCTCGCCCGAGGCCATGGCCGCCGCCACCGATGCCCATGGCTGGCTGACCCGGATGCCTGCGGGGGCCGAGCGGGTGAGCGCGCTGATCCTGACCAGCTTTCCCGAGGAAATGGTCTCGGCCAAGGGTCGCTTCCACCTGCTCTATCAGGGAAAGGGCAAGCTCGAGGTCCGCAATGTCCAGACCGTCTCGGACAAGCCGGGCGAGATCGTCTTCGACTACCGCCCGAATGGCAGCAATATGGTCGATATCTCGATCAGCGCCATTGACGAGAGCGATCCTCTGCGCGCGTTCCATGTCGTGCATGAGCGCGATCTAGATGCCTTCCGGCGCGGCGAGATCTTCAACCCGAAATGGCTGGGCCTCGTCCATGACCTGCGGCTTTTCCGCTTCATGGACTGGATGCGCACCAATGATTCCGCGCTGATGCATTGGAGCGAGCGCGCCCATCCCGAGGATGCGACCTGGACCACCGGCAAAGGCGTGCCGCTGGAGGTCATGGTCGAGCTCGCCAATCTGACCGGCACCGACCCCTGGTTCACCATCCCCCATCTCGCCGATGACGATTATACTGCGCAATTCGCCAGCTATGTCCGCGACCATCTCGACCCGAAGCTGAAGCCTTGGTTCGAATATTCGAACGAGGTCTGGAACTGGCAATTCGGTCAGGCACAATGGGCCAATCAGCAGGGCCGCGCGCTCTGGCCCGACAATGGCACGGCTTGGGTCGAATATTACGCGGGCAAGGCGACTGACATGGCCGATGTGCTCGACCGCGTCTATGGGCCCGAAGGCGAGCAGCGCATGGTCAAGGTGATCTCGACCCAAACCGGTTGGATCGGGCTTGAGGATGCGGTGCTGAATGCGCCCGCCTGGCAGAAGTCGGGCGCGGGCCGCAGCGCGCCCTCTGGCCATTTCAACGCCTATGCGATCACCGGCTATTTCGACGGCGGGCTGGGGCGCGACGGCAAGCCGAAAGTCGTCAAGGAATGGCTCGCCCAATCGCGCACCAAGGCCGAGGCAGATGCCGATGCCCAAGGGTTAAGCCGCATCGTCAAGGACCGTTATGTCGAGGCCCATCGCTACGATCAGGCGGGCGCGCTCGCCATCCGCGAATTGCGTGATGGTTCCGTCACCGGCAACGAGGACGGCTCGCTCAAGGCGCTTTTCAAGACCTTCGCCTATCACCGCGATATTGCTCAGAAATACGGGCTCGAGCTGGTGATGTATGAAGGCGGCAGCCATGTCGTCGGCGTCGGTCCCTGGCAGGACGACGAAGAGCTGACCGGCTTTTTCACCTGGCTGAACCGCTCGGTGGGGATGGGTGAGCTTTACGCCGAGCTGCTCGCGGGGTGGAAGGACAACGGCGGCACGCTTTTCAACGCTTTCGCCGATATCGCCATGCCGGGGAAATACGGCTCTTGGGGCAAGCTCAACCATATCGACGATGACACGCCACGCTGGGAGGTGCTGATGCGCTTCAACCGCGAGACCCCGGCTTGGTGGGAAAATCGCCCGGCGGACACCTTTCTCGGCACGCTGGAAACCGCCGCGCCCTGAGTGACGGTTCTGAGCAGATGGGCCTGTCAGAAGGACGAGACAGCGGCAAAGACGGAGACCGGATCAGGACAGGCGATCAACTCAGGAAAGCGGCGCGCTCAGGGAACGCCCGGCGCGCTGACCGGTTGACAGAAGGACGGCCCTTGGTGCGGGCTTGGGTCTGGCCCCGCTTCTGACGGGGGCCACCTCGCGCCCGGTGATGGAACGGCACAGCAAAGAGGCCGCACCCCCGGGCCGAGGACAAAGGGCGCTTCGCCAGAGGCCCCGCAACAAAGGCGCGACCCGAGCTCTCCGGATCGGCCAAAGACAGCTTCGGCAGCGCGAGATTGCGCGGATCAAGATGAGGCGCCCATGCAGACGACCACCTCCCTCACCACGGCGCCGATCGGACGGACGCTGCTTCTCTTTGCCTTGCCGACGCTGCTCTCGTCGATGCTGCAATCGGCGAATGGCTCGATCGACGCGGTCTGGGTCGGGCGGCTGTTGGGAGAGGGCGCGCTTGCGGCCACGACAAACGGCAATCTGGTGATGTTCCTGCTCACCGCCTTCATCTTCGGCTTCGGCATGGCCGCGACCATCCTGATCGGTCAAGCGGTCGGGCGGCGCGATATCCAAGGCGCGCGCGAAGTCGTGGGCACCGCGATTGGCGCCTTCATCCCGATCTCGATCCTGATCTCGGTGATCGGCTGGTTTCTCGCGCCGCGCGTGCTGCTTTTGCTGGGCACGCCCGCCGAGATCGTGCCGCTGGCCGATGCCTTCCTGCGCGTGACATTCCTGGCCATGCCCGCGATCTTGATGCTGACCATGTTGATGATGGCGCTGCGCGGCAGCGGCGATGCGATCACGCCGCTGATCTTCATGGGCCTTGCCGTGGTCCTTGACGTGGTGCTGAACCCGGTCTTCATCCTTGGTCTGGGGCCAGTGCCGCAGATGGGGATTGGCGGCTCGGCCTTTGCTACGGCAATTGCGAACTTTCTCGCGCTCTTTGCCATGCTCGGCTATATCTATGCCCGCGATTTGCCGCTGCGCCTTCGGGGCGCCGAGCTGCGCTATCTCATCCCTGCCCCGCATATCCTGGCGCTGCTCTTTTCCAAAGGGCTGCCGATGGGGATCCAGATGATCGTCGTCTCAAGCTCGATGCTGACGATGATGAATATGGTCAATGCGGAGGGCGTGGCGACGGCGGCGGCCTTTGGCGCGACGCAGCAGCTCTGGACCTATGTCCAGATGCCCGCCATGGCGCTGGGGGCTGCGGTCAGCACGATGGCCGCGCAAAATATCGGTGCGGGCCGCTGGGACCGGGTCAGCCAGATCACCCGCTCGGGCATTCTCTTCACGGTCGCGCTGACCGGCGCACTGGTCGTGGTCCTGCTCTTTGCCGACCGTCAGGCGATGGCGATCTTTCTGGGGGCGAACAGCCCCGCCATTCCGATCGGCCAGCATATCGGCATGCTTTCGACCTGGGGCTTCATCGCCTTCGGGATCACCATGGTTTTCTTCGGCACCGTGCGGGCGAATGGTCAGGTGATCTGGCCGGTGATCATCCTGTTCATCTCGCTCTATCCGATCCGCATCGGCTTTGCCTATGGGCTGCGCCCTTGGCTTGGGACCGATGCGCTTTGGCTGAGCTTTCCGGCGGCGATGATCGCGACGATGTTGATGGCAACTGCGCTCTATCGCCATGGCGGCTGGCGGAAGATGGCACCGATGACGATCACGGCGCCTGAAACCGCAGCGCCAAACCTTGCCACGCCGAGCCTTGCCGTCACGACCGAGGCCGCGCCTCCGGGCAGCGGATTGGCACCGCAGACCGCCCATCTCTCACGCGAGAGCCGCTGAGCGCGGCCTTCGCGCGGGCCTTTGGCCCTTAGCGCAGACGGCCGATCGCATATTCGGGATTGCGGCCCTCGATCTCGAGCCAATGGTCGAGCTTCGCGGGCTCGGGATGTTCGACATCCGGGCCGAACTCATCGGCGGCAAGCCCGCCAGTGACGAAAAGCGCGTCGATCCCTTCGGCGGCCGCACCCAGAATATCGGTGCCGATCCCGTCGCCCACCGCAAGAATGCGGGCATCCGCGCGCAGGTTCATCTTGCGCCGCGCGAGATCATAGATCGGCGGATGCGGCTTGCCGAAGTAGAGCGATTCCCCGCCCATCGCGCTGTAAAGCTCGGCGAGAGCCCCCGCGCAATAGATCCGGCGATCGCCCAGATCGACGACGATATCGGGATTGGCGCAAAGGAGCTTCAGCCCCTTGGTCTTGGCCAAAAGGAACTGTGGGCGGTAATCCTCGGGATGATCGGTCAGCTCGTCAAAGGGGCCAGTCACGACAATGCCCTCGGCCTGATCGAGCGGCACGCGCTCGATCGCCGGCCCGTCTTTCCACTCGCCCGGGATATCGGTGAAGAAACCGTCATCCTTTTCCGGTGCAATCGCCCAGACCTTATGGCCGACCGCGCCCGCAAACATCGCATCCTGCGCCGCATCGCCCGAGCTGACGATCAAGTCCCAAGCATCGCGCGGCACGCCCATGCGCCCAAGCTGCGCCTCGACGAATTGCGCCGGACGCGGCGCATTGGTCATCAAGATCACCTGCCCCCCCCCGGCGCGGAAGCGCTGAAGCGCGGCAACGGCGGCCGGATAGGGCGCCTTGCCGTTGTGCAGACAGCCCCAGAGGTCGCAAAACAGGTAGTCGTATTGCGTCGCGATCTCGTCCAGCGATTCAATGAGTCTGGTCATGGGGCTGCCTTCTTTCGTCTCAGACCGCGAGGGCCGGGATGATCTGTTTCTTGCGCGACATGATGCCGGGCAGGATCACGCTGTCGCCGCTGACGTTGGCGCCGAAGCTTTTCTCGGCCACGGTTTTCACGAAGTCGTTGGGCACGAGAAGCGTCGCCTCTTCGCGCAGAATGTCGACGACGAAGAGCAGCACCTCATCGGCGCCGTCTTCCTTGGCAACGCCCGGCATCGCTGCGATCAGCGCGGCCTTGCGGTCGAGCACGGTCTGGGGCGAGGTGGTTTCCAGAACCGAGACGCGCAGCTGCTTGCCGCCGAG
This window encodes:
- a CDS encoding RcnB family protein — its product is MVTRKLASLSVISASFLAIMAAPVLARENGPHLQPGECRTVYVDRRGKEVEQRSADHREVRCAPGHTKGPSYGPGHSKGEHHSKHSHQAPTKQGWKVGERYGGQGERVDYRKHHLSPPGKGQIWVKSGERFLLVNQKNGKIAAVAHLPRMR
- a CDS encoding response regulator, whose translation is MTSPPHILVVDDDPEIRSLLARYLGAQGFRVSVAADRRECEARIADSAPDLLVLDVMLPDGSGLEICRGLQERRRLPVILLTALKEDVDRIIGLEIGADDYLGKPFNPRELTARIKAVLRRTSGTEAPAEELRHYAFAGFDVIPEQRRVTRADGSEIDLTGAEFDLLKVFLERPGRLLSRDQLLDLTQGRDRDPLDRSIDVLMSRLRRKLGETEPGAIFKTVRNGGYQLAVPVQARQPGGAR
- a CDS encoding ATP-binding protein, whose protein sequence is MNSLRNRLAAILILAIVSVVALATLAASRALTPPQPERALGPIAEQLTILARLARENRGAALSAGLDLRAEPAVGDQRSRLSQHLTEQLRAKGLATTAIVTRTENPPALIASIDLGAQGWLVSAFPDLRPPPGGWKIFAGWLVLITLGAGVVSIYAAMRVTGPLRLLEGAAQRIGADGTLPLLPETGPAETRATARALNQLSARLTSAMDSRMRLVAAAGHDLRTPMTRMRLRAEFIEDDEERAKWLSDLEELDTIADSAIRLVREEVNRDRQEPVRLDHLLREIAEELASLSQKVSVTSLAPVRVEAGPLALKRALRNLIANAATHGGGATILLEDAGGAARLVISDAGPGIPEALIEQVFEPFFRVDIARRKTVPGAGLGLAIAKEIIERFGGSIAISNRTPQGLNQIVTLPLA
- a CDS encoding MATE family efflux transporter — its product is MQTTTSLTTAPIGRTLLLFALPTLLSSMLQSANGSIDAVWVGRLLGEGALAATTNGNLVMFLLTAFIFGFGMAATILIGQAVGRRDIQGAREVVGTAIGAFIPISILISVIGWFLAPRVLLLLGTPAEIVPLADAFLRVTFLAMPAILMLTMLMMALRGSGDAITPLIFMGLAVVLDVVLNPVFILGLGPVPQMGIGGSAFATAIANFLALFAMLGYIYARDLPLRLRGAELRYLIPAPHILALLFSKGLPMGIQMIVVSSSMLTMMNMVNAEGVATAAAFGATQQLWTYVQMPAMALGAAVSTMAAQNIGAGRWDRVSQITRSGILFTVALTGALVVVLLFADRQAMAIFLGANSPAIPIGQHIGMLSTWGFIAFGITMVFFGTVRANGQVIWPVIILFISLYPIRIGFAYGLRPWLGTDALWLSFPAAMIATMLMATALYRHGGWRKMAPMTITAPETAAPNLATPSLAVTTEAAPPGSGLAPQTAHLSRESR
- a CDS encoding TIGR01459 family HAD-type hydrolase yields the protein MTRLIESLDEIATQYDYLFCDLWGCLHNGKAPYPAAVAALQRFRAGGGQVILMTNAPRPAQFVEAQLGRMGVPRDAWDLIVSSGDAAQDAMFAGAVGHKVWAIAPEKDDGFFTDIPGEWKDGPAIERVPLDQAEGIVVTGPFDELTDHPEDYRPQFLLAKTKGLKLLCANPDIVVDLGDRRIYCAGALAELYSAMGGESLYFGKPHPPIYDLARRKMNLRADARILAVGDGIGTDILGAAAEGIDALFVTGGLAADEFGPDVEHPEPAKLDHWLEIEGRNPEYAIGRLR